A genomic segment from Pseudopipra pipra isolate bDixPip1 chromosome 14, bDixPip1.hap1, whole genome shotgun sequence encodes:
- the NDRG4 gene encoding protein NDRG4 isoform X2, whose amino-acid sequence MKVLRHKIELLTGLLLQEMTMAGLHELRFTEEKPLLRGQDTELENSDVFLSTVDTDWKEHDIETPYGLLHVVIRGSPKGNRPAILTYHDVGLNHKLCFNTFFNYEDMQEITKHFVVCHVDAPGQQAGASQFPQGYQYPSMDQLAAMLPSVVQHFGFKYVIGIGVGAGAYVLAKFALIFPDLVEGLVLMNIDPNGKGWIDWAAAKLSGLTSTLPDIVLSHLFSQEELMNNTELVQSYRQQIGSVVNQFNLQLFLNMYNSRRDLDINRPGTVPNAKTLRCPVMLVVGDNAPAEEGVVECNSKLDPTNTTFLKMADSGGLPQVTQPGKLTEAFKYFLQGMGYMPSASMTRLARSRTASLTSASSVDGTRPRACTHSESTEAMGQINHTMEVSC is encoded by the exons ATGAAGGTGCTTCGGCACAAGATCGAGCTCCTGACAg ggctgctgctgcaggagatgaCCATGGCAGGGCTGCACGAGCTGCGCTTCACCGAGGAGAAGCCGCTGCTGCGGGGACAGGACACCGAGCTG GAGAACTCGGATGTCTTCCTCTCCACTGTGGACACAGACTGGAAG GAACATGACATTGAGACCCCCTATGGGCTGCTGCACGTGGTCATCCGGGGCTCTCCCAAGGGGAACCGCCCGGCCATCCTGACGTACCACGACGTGGGGCTCAACC ACAAGCTTTGCTTCAACACCTTCTTCAACTACGAGGACATGCAGGAGATCACGAAGCACTTTGTGGTGTGCCATGTGGATGCGCCGGGCCAGCAGGCAGGAGCCTCACAGTTCCCTCAGGG gtACCAGTATCCATCCATGGACCAGCTGGCTGCCATGTTACCCAGTGTGGTGCAGCATTTCGG GTTCAAGTACGTGATCGGGATCGGTGTTGGGGCAGGAGCCTACGTGCTGGCCAAGTTTGCG CTCATCTTCCCTGACCTGGTCGAAGGACTGGTCCTCATGAACATCGACCCCAATGGCAAAGGCTGGATTGACTGGGCAGCTGCCAAG CTCTCTGGCCTCACCAGCACACTGCCGGACATcgtcctgtcccacctgttcAGCCAG GAAGAGCTGATGAACAACACGGAGTTGGTGCAGAGTTACCGGCAGCAGATCGGCAGCGTGGTGAACCAGTTCAACCTCCAGCTCTTCCTCAACATGTATAACAG CCGCAGGGACCTGGACATCAACCGGCCTGGGACTGTACCCAATGCCAAGACGCTGCG CTGCCCCGTGATGCTGGTGGTCGGAGACAACGCGCCTGCTGAAGAGGGGGTG GTGGAGTGTAACTCCAAGCTGGATCCCACCAACACCACCTTCCTGAAG ATGGCTGACTCTGGTGGGCTGCCTCAGGTCACACAG CCAGGCAAGCTGACCGAAGCCTTCAAGTACTTCCTGCAAGGCATGGGCTACA TGCCATCTGCCAGCATGACCCGCCTGGCACGCTCCCGCACGGCCTCCCTCACCAGCGCCAGCTCTGTGGATGGCACCCGCCCACGTGCCTGCACCCACTCGGAGAGCACCGAGGCCATGGGGCAGATCAACCACACCATGGAGGTATCGTGCTGA
- the NDRG4 gene encoding protein NDRG4 isoform X3 yields MPECWDGEHDIETPYGLLHVVIRGSPKGNRPAILTYHDVGLNHKLCFNTFFNYEDMQEITKHFVVCHVDAPGQQAGASQFPQGYQYPSMDQLAAMLPSVVQHFGFKYVIGIGVGAGAYVLAKFALIFPDLVEGLVLMNIDPNGKGWIDWAAAKLSGLTSTLPDIVLSHLFSQEELMNNTELVQSYRQQIGSVVNQFNLQLFLNMYNSRRDLDINRPGTVPNAKTLRCPVMLVVGDNAPAEEGVVECNSKLDPTNTTFLKMADSGGLPQVTQPGKLTEAFKYFLQGMGYITHLKDRRLSGGTVPSASMTRLARSRTASLTSASSVDGTRPRACTHSESTEAMGQINHTMEVSC; encoded by the exons ATGCCGGAGTGCTGGGATGGG GAACATGACATTGAGACCCCCTATGGGCTGCTGCACGTGGTCATCCGGGGCTCTCCCAAGGGGAACCGCCCGGCCATCCTGACGTACCACGACGTGGGGCTCAACC ACAAGCTTTGCTTCAACACCTTCTTCAACTACGAGGACATGCAGGAGATCACGAAGCACTTTGTGGTGTGCCATGTGGATGCGCCGGGCCAGCAGGCAGGAGCCTCACAGTTCCCTCAGGG gtACCAGTATCCATCCATGGACCAGCTGGCTGCCATGTTACCCAGTGTGGTGCAGCATTTCGG GTTCAAGTACGTGATCGGGATCGGTGTTGGGGCAGGAGCCTACGTGCTGGCCAAGTTTGCG CTCATCTTCCCTGACCTGGTCGAAGGACTGGTCCTCATGAACATCGACCCCAATGGCAAAGGCTGGATTGACTGGGCAGCTGCCAAG CTCTCTGGCCTCACCAGCACACTGCCGGACATcgtcctgtcccacctgttcAGCCAG GAAGAGCTGATGAACAACACGGAGTTGGTGCAGAGTTACCGGCAGCAGATCGGCAGCGTGGTGAACCAGTTCAACCTCCAGCTCTTCCTCAACATGTATAACAG CCGCAGGGACCTGGACATCAACCGGCCTGGGACTGTACCCAATGCCAAGACGCTGCG CTGCCCCGTGATGCTGGTGGTCGGAGACAACGCGCCTGCTGAAGAGGGGGTG GTGGAGTGTAACTCCAAGCTGGATCCCACCAACACCACCTTCCTGAAG ATGGCTGACTCTGGTGGGCTGCCTCAGGTCACACAG CCAGGCAAGCTGACCGAAGCCTTCAAGTACTTCCTGCAAGGCATGGGCTACA TCACCCACCTGAAGGATCGGAGGCTGAGTGGAGGCACAG TGCCATCTGCCAGCATGACCCGCCTGGCACGCTCCCGCACGGCCTCCCTCACCAGCGCCAGCTCTGTGGATGGCACCCGCCCACGTGCCTGCACCCACTCGGAGAGCACCGAGGCCATGGGGCAGATCAACCACACCATGGAGGTATCGTGCTGA
- the NDRG4 gene encoding protein NDRG4 isoform X4, which yields MPECWDGEHDIETPYGLLHVVIRGSPKGNRPAILTYHDVGLNHKLCFNTFFNYEDMQEITKHFVVCHVDAPGQQAGASQFPQGYQYPSMDQLAAMLPSVVQHFGFKYVIGIGVGAGAYVLAKFALIFPDLVEGLVLMNIDPNGKGWIDWAAAKLSGLTSTLPDIVLSHLFSQEELMNNTELVQSYRQQIGSVVNQFNLQLFLNMYNSRRDLDINRPGTVPNAKTLRCPVMLVVGDNAPAEEGVVECNSKLDPTNTTFLKMADSGGLPQVTQPGKLTEAFKYFLQGMGYMPSASMTRLARSRTASLTSASSVDGTRPRACTHSESTEAMGQINHTMEVSC from the exons ATGCCGGAGTGCTGGGATGGG GAACATGACATTGAGACCCCCTATGGGCTGCTGCACGTGGTCATCCGGGGCTCTCCCAAGGGGAACCGCCCGGCCATCCTGACGTACCACGACGTGGGGCTCAACC ACAAGCTTTGCTTCAACACCTTCTTCAACTACGAGGACATGCAGGAGATCACGAAGCACTTTGTGGTGTGCCATGTGGATGCGCCGGGCCAGCAGGCAGGAGCCTCACAGTTCCCTCAGGG gtACCAGTATCCATCCATGGACCAGCTGGCTGCCATGTTACCCAGTGTGGTGCAGCATTTCGG GTTCAAGTACGTGATCGGGATCGGTGTTGGGGCAGGAGCCTACGTGCTGGCCAAGTTTGCG CTCATCTTCCCTGACCTGGTCGAAGGACTGGTCCTCATGAACATCGACCCCAATGGCAAAGGCTGGATTGACTGGGCAGCTGCCAAG CTCTCTGGCCTCACCAGCACACTGCCGGACATcgtcctgtcccacctgttcAGCCAG GAAGAGCTGATGAACAACACGGAGTTGGTGCAGAGTTACCGGCAGCAGATCGGCAGCGTGGTGAACCAGTTCAACCTCCAGCTCTTCCTCAACATGTATAACAG CCGCAGGGACCTGGACATCAACCGGCCTGGGACTGTACCCAATGCCAAGACGCTGCG CTGCCCCGTGATGCTGGTGGTCGGAGACAACGCGCCTGCTGAAGAGGGGGTG GTGGAGTGTAACTCCAAGCTGGATCCCACCAACACCACCTTCCTGAAG ATGGCTGACTCTGGTGGGCTGCCTCAGGTCACACAG CCAGGCAAGCTGACCGAAGCCTTCAAGTACTTCCTGCAAGGCATGGGCTACA TGCCATCTGCCAGCATGACCCGCCTGGCACGCTCCCGCACGGCCTCCCTCACCAGCGCCAGCTCTGTGGATGGCACCCGCCCACGTGCCTGCACCCACTCGGAGAGCACCGAGGCCATGGGGCAGATCAACCACACCATGGAGGTATCGTGCTGA
- the NDRG4 gene encoding protein NDRG4 isoform X1 has product MKVLRHKIELLTGLLLQEMTMAGLHELRFTEEKPLLRGQDTELENSDVFLSTVDTDWKEHDIETPYGLLHVVIRGSPKGNRPAILTYHDVGLNHKLCFNTFFNYEDMQEITKHFVVCHVDAPGQQAGASQFPQGYQYPSMDQLAAMLPSVVQHFGFKYVIGIGVGAGAYVLAKFALIFPDLVEGLVLMNIDPNGKGWIDWAAAKLSGLTSTLPDIVLSHLFSQEELMNNTELVQSYRQQIGSVVNQFNLQLFLNMYNSRRDLDINRPGTVPNAKTLRCPVMLVVGDNAPAEEGVVECNSKLDPTNTTFLKMADSGGLPQVTQPGKLTEAFKYFLQGMGYITHLKDRRLSGGTVPSASMTRLARSRTASLTSASSVDGTRPRACTHSESTEAMGQINHTMEVSC; this is encoded by the exons ATGAAGGTGCTTCGGCACAAGATCGAGCTCCTGACAg ggctgctgctgcaggagatgaCCATGGCAGGGCTGCACGAGCTGCGCTTCACCGAGGAGAAGCCGCTGCTGCGGGGACAGGACACCGAGCTG GAGAACTCGGATGTCTTCCTCTCCACTGTGGACACAGACTGGAAG GAACATGACATTGAGACCCCCTATGGGCTGCTGCACGTGGTCATCCGGGGCTCTCCCAAGGGGAACCGCCCGGCCATCCTGACGTACCACGACGTGGGGCTCAACC ACAAGCTTTGCTTCAACACCTTCTTCAACTACGAGGACATGCAGGAGATCACGAAGCACTTTGTGGTGTGCCATGTGGATGCGCCGGGCCAGCAGGCAGGAGCCTCACAGTTCCCTCAGGG gtACCAGTATCCATCCATGGACCAGCTGGCTGCCATGTTACCCAGTGTGGTGCAGCATTTCGG GTTCAAGTACGTGATCGGGATCGGTGTTGGGGCAGGAGCCTACGTGCTGGCCAAGTTTGCG CTCATCTTCCCTGACCTGGTCGAAGGACTGGTCCTCATGAACATCGACCCCAATGGCAAAGGCTGGATTGACTGGGCAGCTGCCAAG CTCTCTGGCCTCACCAGCACACTGCCGGACATcgtcctgtcccacctgttcAGCCAG GAAGAGCTGATGAACAACACGGAGTTGGTGCAGAGTTACCGGCAGCAGATCGGCAGCGTGGTGAACCAGTTCAACCTCCAGCTCTTCCTCAACATGTATAACAG CCGCAGGGACCTGGACATCAACCGGCCTGGGACTGTACCCAATGCCAAGACGCTGCG CTGCCCCGTGATGCTGGTGGTCGGAGACAACGCGCCTGCTGAAGAGGGGGTG GTGGAGTGTAACTCCAAGCTGGATCCCACCAACACCACCTTCCTGAAG ATGGCTGACTCTGGTGGGCTGCCTCAGGTCACACAG CCAGGCAAGCTGACCGAAGCCTTCAAGTACTTCCTGCAAGGCATGGGCTACA TCACCCACCTGAAGGATCGGAGGCTGAGTGGAGGCACAG TGCCATCTGCCAGCATGACCCGCCTGGCACGCTCCCGCACGGCCTCCCTCACCAGCGCCAGCTCTGTGGATGGCACCCGCCCACGTGCCTGCACCCACTCGGAGAGCACCGAGGCCATGGGGCAGATCAACCACACCATGGAGGTATCGTGCTGA